From the genome of Halorussus caseinilyticus, one region includes:
- a CDS encoding Zn-ribbon domain-containing OB-fold protein yields the protein MTEEQRVRDEGFDDFLDAIESDEGFYLECPEGHGSLPPRRVCPHCGAPDLEETPLPETGEIETFTTVNVASPEFEDDAPYVTAVADFGGVRVTGIVRDIDPDDVEVGTEVAPGVGETETAGERVLVFRAD from the coding sequence ATGACGGAAGAACAACGAGTCCGCGACGAGGGCTTCGACGACTTCCTCGACGCCATCGAGTCGGACGAGGGCTTCTACCTCGAATGCCCCGAAGGACACGGGTCGCTCCCGCCGCGGCGGGTCTGTCCCCACTGCGGCGCGCCCGACCTCGAAGAGACTCCGCTTCCCGAAACCGGCGAAATCGAGACGTTCACGACTGTCAACGTCGCTTCCCCCGAGTTCGAGGACGACGCGCCCTACGTCACGGCCGTCGCGGACTTCGGCGGCGTGCGCGTGACGGGCATCGTCCGCGACATCGACCCCGACGACGTGGAAGTCGGCACTGAAGTCGCGCCCGGCGTCGGCGAGACGGAAACCGCGGGCGAGCGCGTGCTGGTCTTCCGGGCGGACTGA
- a CDS encoding thiolase C-terminal domain-containing protein — protein sequence MTGVRVAGVGLTHFGKHPERTGRDLFAEACQRAFTDAGVDRADVAQLNYGNFMGELAEHQGHQGPLMAEAAGLDAPATRYESACASSGVAVREAVKDVRNGEADVVLVGGAERMNNLGTAGTTEALAIAADDLYEVRAGMTFPAAYALMARAYFDRYGGSKEDLAAIAVKNHDNALENEFAQFQKAISVEDALDAPMIADPLGLYDACPITDGASAAVLVSDEYAEENDIDAPVSVTGTGQGGDKMALQDRQFLARTPAAERAAEEAYDDAGIGPQDVSVAEVHDCFTIAEVLALEALDFYAPGEGIGAAARGETTREGDRPVNLSGGLKAKGHPVGATGTSQVVEMTRLLRGDHPNSDAVSGNVGVTHNAGGTVASTTVHVLEVEE from the coding sequence ATGACAGGCGTACGAGTCGCAGGGGTCGGTCTCACCCACTTCGGCAAGCATCCCGAGCGGACGGGCCGGGACCTCTTCGCGGAGGCGTGCCAGCGCGCGTTCACCGACGCGGGCGTGGACCGCGCGGACGTAGCGCAGTTGAACTACGGCAACTTCATGGGCGAACTCGCCGAGCATCAGGGCCACCAAGGGCCGCTGATGGCCGAGGCCGCCGGTCTCGACGCGCCCGCCACGCGCTACGAGAGCGCGTGCGCCTCCTCGGGCGTGGCCGTCCGCGAGGCCGTCAAGGACGTGCGAAACGGCGAGGCCGACGTGGTGTTGGTCGGCGGAGCCGAGCGCATGAATAACCTCGGCACCGCGGGGACGACCGAAGCCCTCGCAATCGCCGCCGACGACCTCTACGAGGTCCGGGCGGGCATGACCTTCCCGGCGGCCTACGCGCTGATGGCGCGGGCCTACTTCGACCGGTACGGCGGGAGCAAGGAGGACCTCGCGGCAATCGCGGTCAAGAACCACGACAACGCCCTCGAAAACGAGTTCGCGCAGTTCCAGAAGGCAATCTCGGTCGAGGACGCCCTCGACGCGCCGATGATTGCCGACCCCCTCGGTCTCTACGACGCCTGTCCCATCACCGACGGGGCGAGCGCCGCGGTCCTCGTCAGCGACGAGTACGCCGAGGAGAACGACATCGACGCGCCCGTCTCGGTCACCGGCACCGGACAGGGCGGCGACAAGATGGCGCTCCAAGACCGCCAGTTCCTCGCGCGCACCCCCGCCGCCGAGCGCGCCGCCGAGGAAGCTTACGACGACGCCGGAATCGGCCCGCAGGACGTGTCGGTCGCCGAGGTCCACGACTGTTTCACCATCGCGGAAGTACTGGCGCTCGAAGCGCTGGACTTCTACGCGCCCGGCGAAGGCATCGGCGCGGCGGCCCGCGGCGAGACCACCCGCGAGGGCGACCGGCCGGTCAACCTCTCGGGCGGACTCAAGGCCAAGGGCCACCCGGTCGGCGCGACCGGAACGAGTCAGGTCGTGGAGATGACTCGCCTGCTTCGCGGGGACCACCCCAACAGCGACGCGGTGTCCGGAAACGTCGGCGTCACCCACAACGCGGGTGGAACGGTCGCAAGCACCACGGTTCACGTCTTGGAGGTGGAAGAATGA
- a CDS encoding acyl-CoA synthetase, translating into MAESHNLPDYDDVRESFSWDDIYAEADWDAPDELNVGHEVCDRHADDGENVALRQVGTDGDLTETTFRELADRSGQFANVLEELGVEEGDRVFSYMPRIPEHYMALVGTLKRGAAFGGVNERFGPDGISYRLDDCDASVVVTTSDNRGTVADALEDAPSVEHVVTVDRGEGVEEGDLTFADALDGASREYEAAETGGEDDALLYYTSGTTGLAKGVLHKHRWVAGVAATQKYAVDLQPGDLYWSTADLGWLTGPINTLGAWFWGASLFTYEGEFDPETWAELLDEYPISVLFSVPTAYRMLREKEHVLEGVDLDLRHALSIGEPLSAGVVDWGEETLGVTIHDTYGQTETGNMIINNYPTMELKPGSMGKPLPGIEADVVDPETGEPMPPGETGEIAERGDYPCFFAEYWEKPDKTADCFVDGPDGEWYLSGDLARKDEDGYFWFEGRADDVILSSGYRIGPFEVESSLGEHPAVAEAAVVPKPDRERGNIVKAYVVTSESAETSEDLAEDIKTHVREELSAHEYPREIEFVEELPKTVTGKIRRTELQDDAEQEAEVERE; encoded by the coding sequence ATGGCAGAAAGCCACAACCTTCCCGACTACGACGACGTGCGCGAATCGTTCTCGTGGGACGACATCTACGCGGAAGCCGACTGGGACGCCCCCGACGAGTTGAACGTCGGCCACGAGGTGTGTGACCGACACGCCGACGACGGGGAGAACGTCGCCCTCCGACAGGTCGGCACCGACGGCGACCTCACCGAGACGACCTTCCGGGAACTCGCCGACCGCTCGGGCCAGTTCGCCAACGTCCTCGAGGAGTTGGGCGTCGAGGAAGGCGACCGGGTGTTCTCCTACATGCCCCGGATTCCGGAACACTACATGGCGTTGGTCGGGACGCTCAAGCGCGGTGCCGCCTTCGGCGGCGTCAACGAGCGGTTCGGACCCGACGGCATCTCGTATCGACTCGACGACTGCGACGCCTCGGTGGTCGTCACGACCAGCGACAACCGGGGCACAGTGGCAGACGCGCTCGAAGACGCACCCTCGGTCGAACACGTCGTCACGGTGGACCGCGGCGAGGGTGTCGAAGAGGGCGACCTGACCTTCGCCGACGCGCTCGACGGCGCGAGCAGGGAGTACGAGGCGGCCGAGACCGGCGGCGAGGACGACGCGCTTCTCTACTACACCAGCGGAACGACCGGACTGGCGAAGGGCGTCCTCCACAAACACCGGTGGGTCGCCGGTGTCGCGGCCACCCAGAAGTACGCGGTGGACCTCCAACCGGGCGACCTCTACTGGTCCACCGCCGACTTGGGGTGGCTGACCGGTCCCATCAACACGCTCGGGGCGTGGTTCTGGGGCGCGAGTCTCTTCACCTACGAAGGCGAGTTCGACCCCGAGACGTGGGCCGAGTTGCTGGACGAGTACCCGATTTCGGTGCTGTTCAGCGTCCCCACCGCCTACCGGATGCTCCGGGAGAAAGAACACGTACTGGAGGGCGTCGATTTGGACCTGCGCCACGCCCTCTCCATCGGCGAACCCCTCTCGGCGGGCGTCGTGGACTGGGGCGAGGAGACGCTGGGCGTCACCATCCACGACACCTACGGCCAGACCGAGACGGGCAACATGATTATCAACAACTACCCGACGATGGAGTTGAAGCCCGGAAGCATGGGCAAACCGCTTCCGGGAATCGAAGCCGACGTGGTGGACCCCGAGACGGGCGAACCCATGCCGCCGGGCGAGACGGGCGAAATCGCCGAGCGCGGCGACTACCCCTGCTTCTTCGCGGAGTACTGGGAGAAACCGGACAAGACCGCCGACTGCTTCGTGGACGGACCCGACGGCGAGTGGTACCTCTCGGGGGACCTCGCCCGGAAAGACGAGGACGGCTACTTCTGGTTCGAGGGCCGGGCAGACGACGTGATTCTCTCGTCGGGGTACCGCATCGGTCCCTTCGAAGTCGAAAGCTCACTGGGCGAACACCCCGCCGTCGCCGAGGCCGCGGTGGTGCCCAAACCCGACCGCGAGCGCGGCAACATCGTGAAAGCCTACGTCGTCACCAGCGAATCCGCCGAGACCAGCGAGGACCTCGCGGAGGACATCAAGACCCACGTCCGCGAGGAACTCTCGGCCCACGAGTACCCCCGCGAAATCGAGTTCGTCGAGGAACTCCCGAAGACGGTGACGGGGAAGATTCGCCGGACGGAGTTGCAGGACGACGCCGAACAGGAGGCCGAAGTCGAACGGGAGTGA
- the aglJ gene encoding S-layer glycoprotein N-glycosyltransferase AglJ — translation MADREDVCVLIPTLNEGETIGEVIDGFTSRGFENVLVIDGNSTDGTPDVARDHGARVIQQSGNGKGQAIREAIEHIDAEYVLMLDGDGTYRPEDADDMLEPIVDGDYEHVIGDRFADMEEGAMSGLNQFGNGMFNWVFRHIHGKNFEDILSGYRAFTRESVENFLLDADGFGVETEMAVECVKHGVATTVVPIRYEARPDGSDTNLHPIRDGGVILVTLYQLAKTSNPLFYFGSVGVASSLVGVVIGAYVGVEWVTQRISHEVLAVVAAFAILFGVQLLMFGVLSDLIVTLHREQMRRLD, via the coding sequence ATGGCCGACCGCGAGGACGTGTGCGTACTCATCCCGACGTTGAACGAGGGCGAGACCATCGGCGAGGTCATCGACGGGTTCACGAGTCGCGGGTTCGAGAACGTCCTCGTCATCGACGGGAACTCGACGGACGGGACGCCCGACGTGGCCCGCGACCACGGGGCGCGAGTGATACAACAGTCCGGGAACGGCAAGGGGCAGGCGATTCGGGAGGCGATAGAACACATCGACGCCGAGTACGTCCTGATGCTCGACGGCGACGGTACCTACCGCCCGGAGGACGCCGACGACATGCTCGAACCCATCGTAGACGGCGACTACGAACACGTCATCGGCGACCGGTTCGCCGACATGGAGGAGGGCGCGATGAGCGGACTGAACCAGTTCGGCAACGGGATGTTCAACTGGGTGTTCCGCCACATCCACGGCAAGAACTTCGAGGACATCCTGAGCGGCTATCGGGCGTTCACCCGCGAGTCCGTCGAGAACTTCCTCCTCGACGCCGACGGGTTCGGCGTCGAGACGGAGATGGCCGTCGAGTGCGTCAAACACGGCGTGGCGACCACGGTGGTCCCGATTCGGTACGAGGCCCGACCCGACGGGTCGGACACCAACCTCCACCCGATTCGGGACGGCGGCGTCATCCTCGTCACCCTCTACCAACTGGCGAAGACGAGCAACCCGCTGTTCTACTTCGGGAGCGTCGGCGTGGCGAGTTCGCTCGTCGGCGTCGTCATCGGCGCGTACGTCGGCGTCGAGTGGGTGACACAGCGAATCTCCCACGAGGTGCTGGCGGTCGTCGCGGCGTTCGCTATCCTGTTCGGCGTCCAACTGCTGATGTTCGGCGTCCTCTCGGACCTCATCGTGACGCTCCACCGCGAGCAGATGCGGCGTCTGGACTGA
- a CDS encoding archaellin/type IV pilin N-terminal domain-containing protein → MIRNGLSAVKDRIEGAVNDRGQVGIGTLIVFIAMVLVAAIAAGVLINTAGFLQTKSEQTGQESSAQVSNRVQVVSAFGNVANERVKDISLTVMRGSGSDDINLSAATIEWIGPDKAKTLTYKESGTGASNFTVNTIKDPDKSAPVLNTQDDRLEVNMSAEEISNALSEGEEVKLKLTTQYGAVTLYRANVPQSLSQESAVTV, encoded by the coding sequence ATGATACGAAATGGTCTCTCAGCAGTAAAAGATAGAATCGAGGGCGCGGTCAACGACCGCGGTCAGGTGGGTATCGGTACGCTCATCGTGTTCATCGCGATGGTGCTGGTCGCCGCGATTGCGGCAGGCGTTCTCATCAACACGGCTGGCTTCCTCCAGACCAAGTCCGAACAGACCGGTCAGGAGTCCAGCGCGCAGGTCTCGAACCGCGTGCAGGTCGTGAGTGCGTTCGGTAACGTCGCAAACGAGCGAGTCAAAGATATTAGCCTGACGGTCATGCGCGGGTCCGGTTCCGACGACATCAACCTCTCGGCCGCCACTATCGAGTGGATTGGTCCGGACAAAGCCAAGACGCTCACCTACAAGGAAAGCGGTACTGGCGCGTCGAACTTCACGGTCAACACCATCAAGGACCCCGACAAGTCCGCACCCGTCCTCAACACGCAGGACGACCGCCTCGAAGTCAACATGAGCGCAGAGGAGATTTCGAACGCCCTCAGCGAGGGCGAAGAAGTCAAGCTCAAGCTCACCACGCAGTACGGCGCAGTGACGCTCTATCGCGCCAACGTGCCCCAGTCGCTCTCCCAAGAGAGCGCGGTCACGGTCTAA
- a CDS encoding glycosyltransferase, giving the protein MNPLVAVAGALVAVTALPYLAYLALYAAVGPSGSPADKRESEPTVSIVLPTYNESGIIEKKLDDVVSLDYPMEKVELVVVDSSDDETPDRIEEYFADREHPDLNLIREQERRGLAPALNDAYAAAGNEMVVKTDCDSYVADDALREAAANLADPDVAAVTGQNAEVLGGSEVEAGYRGVQAHIQTLESHLDSTLIFHGPFSAFENDAIVPIDPNSLADDTELALKIRRGGDRVLFDPAVRYKEASHSDFGKRRLQKDRRGMGLIRLLAQHRDALGKYGNYGKLVLPFNWWFMVVSPWLVAIDVLALTAAGVSVAGVAGLAVPAALGVFVWLGQKDLLGPLQAVYAVFDSQVSLLHAAVELLRGKGDGTWEVDEELREAFE; this is encoded by the coding sequence ATGAACCCTCTCGTCGCCGTTGCTGGCGCACTCGTCGCTGTCACGGCTCTGCCGTACCTCGCGTACCTCGCCCTCTACGCGGCGGTCGGACCGAGCGGTTCGCCCGCCGACAAGCGCGAGTCAGAACCGACGGTCAGCATCGTCCTCCCGACGTACAACGAGTCGGGTATCATCGAGAAGAAACTCGACGACGTGGTGTCGCTGGACTACCCGATGGAGAAAGTCGAGTTGGTCGTCGTGGACTCCAGCGACGACGAGACGCCCGACCGAATCGAGGAGTACTTCGCCGACCGGGAGCATCCCGACCTGAACCTCATCCGCGAACAGGAGCGTCGTGGTCTCGCGCCCGCGCTCAACGACGCCTACGCCGCCGCGGGGAACGAGATGGTCGTCAAGACCGACTGCGACTCGTACGTCGCCGACGATGCGCTTCGGGAGGCGGCCGCGAACCTCGCGGACCCCGACGTGGCCGCGGTCACGGGCCAGAACGCGGAAGTCCTCGGCGGGAGCGAAGTCGAGGCCGGGTATCGGGGCGTGCAGGCCCACATCCAGACGCTCGAATCGCACCTCGACTCGACGCTCATCTTCCACGGTCCCTTCTCGGCGTTCGAGAACGACGCCATCGTCCCCATCGACCCCAACTCGCTGGCCGACGACACCGAACTCGCCCTGAAGATTCGTCGCGGCGGCGACCGGGTGCTGTTCGACCCCGCGGTCCGGTACAAGGAAGCGTCCCACTCTGACTTCGGCAAGCGCCGCCTCCAGAAGGACCGCAGAGGGATGGGCCTGATTCGCCTGCTCGCTCAACACCGGGACGCCCTCGGCAAGTACGGCAACTACGGGAAACTCGTCCTGCCGTTCAACTGGTGGTTCATGGTCGTCTCGCCGTGGCTGGTCGCCATCGACGTGTTGGCGCTCACGGCCGCCGGAGTCTCCGTGGCGGGAGTCGCGGGTCTCGCGGTTCCGGCCGCGCTCGGCGTCTTCGTCTGGTTGGGCCAGAAGGACCTGCTCGGTCCGCTCCAAGCCGTCTACGCCGTCTTCGACTCGCAGGTGTCGCTGTTGCACGCCGCGGTCGAACTGCTCCGCGGGAAGGGCGACGGGACGTGGGAAGTGGACGAGGAGTTGCGCGAGGCCTTCGAATGA
- a CDS encoding glycosyltransferase, translating into MNDQSIAIAHGNYLERGGAETLSDELARTFDAPLYYGFGSDEHVSDDVDARSLYEDSPFSAVKRSVFLRDLYYAWNAQRIPELTDYDVVVLSKNELSWYVPEDEQVVVHYTHSTPRIPYDLFQQRANSVFSRLYAFVARTMFLPNTKFPDKFVANSELVARRLRRYWGVPDEKIEVVYPPVDVDQYERRETKDYYLTYSRLIPEKRIDAIVRAFEGLDAKLVVGGAGDERENLERLAPDNVEFVGYMSEEEKIRRLGEAKAVVFNAMNEDFGIIPIEAFASGTPVLGVEEGYTKYQILDGENGLVHDPDAASVRESIEAFEREGVAWDADEIAAFAEQFGAERFREEMRAVVEEAVADADLSPHEETDTQKTSPASNRGVSKR; encoded by the coding sequence ATGAATGACCAGTCTATCGCCATCGCCCACGGGAACTACCTTGAACGCGGCGGTGCCGAAACGCTGTCGGACGAACTCGCCCGCACGTTCGACGCGCCGCTGTACTACGGGTTCGGGAGCGACGAACACGTCTCCGACGACGTGGACGCCCGAAGCCTCTACGAGGACTCCCCGTTCTCGGCGGTCAAGCGGTCGGTGTTCCTTCGGGACCTCTACTACGCGTGGAACGCCCAGCGCATCCCCGAACTCACCGACTACGACGTGGTCGTCCTCTCGAAAAACGAGTTGAGTTGGTACGTCCCCGAGGACGAACAGGTCGTGGTCCACTACACCCACAGCACCCCGCGGATTCCCTACGACCTGTTTCAACAGCGCGCGAACTCGGTGTTCTCGCGGCTGTACGCCTTCGTCGCGCGGACGATGTTCCTCCCGAACACGAAGTTCCCCGACAAGTTCGTGGCCAACAGCGAACTCGTCGCCCGTCGCCTCCGGCGCTACTGGGGCGTCCCCGACGAGAAGATAGAAGTCGTCTACCCGCCCGTGGACGTAGACCAGTACGAGCGTCGTGAGACGAAAGACTACTACCTGACCTACTCGCGGTTGATTCCCGAGAAGCGCATCGACGCCATCGTCCGGGCCTTCGAGGGTCTCGACGCGAAACTCGTCGTCGGTGGGGCGGGCGACGAGCGCGAGAACCTCGAACGACTCGCGCCCGACAACGTGGAGTTCGTGGGCTACATGTCCGAAGAGGAGAAGATTCGACGCCTCGGGGAGGCCAAAGCCGTCGTCTTCAACGCGATGAACGAGGACTTCGGCATCATCCCCATCGAGGCGTTCGCGAGCGGGACCCCCGTCCTCGGCGTGGAGGAGGGCTACACCAAGTACCAGATTCTCGACGGCGAGAACGGACTGGTCCACGACCCGGACGCCGCGAGCGTCCGCGAGTCCATCGAGGCGTTCGAGCGCGAGGGCGTCGCGTGGGACGCCGACGAAATCGCGGCGTTCGCCGAGCAGTTCGGTGCCGAGCGGTTCCGCGAGGAGATGCGGGCAGTCGTGGAGGAGGCAGTCGCCGACGCCGACCTCTCCCCGCACGAGGAAACCGACACGCAGAAAACCTCTCCGGCTTCGAATAGAGGTGTATCTAAGCGATGA
- a CDS encoding sulfatase-like hydrolase/transferase gives MTLGDWVRESKYKIDAYGLRKGARSAAFDFWGGAARRFCHNLGLDTHGTPIYERDWDVLVLLDTCRIDALETVSDEFDFLPSSVPSFTSLGSTSWEWMHDNFTDEYRDEIAQTAYVTANPHTRRFGDEFPMSPDAFGLLDEVWEYEWDDDLSGNPPRPVTDRAISVARERDPERLIVHYMQPHAPYPALEEFAPEAARILANDDDRAIWDLLQAGQLPRSAAWSAYLENLRWVLEEVELLLSNMDADTLVVSSDHGEAFGEWGLYGHYRHVPIPVLKNVPWVELSATDSGEYEPAVEAKSVDVTDDDVEQRLSALGYK, from the coding sequence ATGACGCTCGGCGACTGGGTTCGGGAATCGAAGTACAAAATCGACGCCTACGGTCTCCGGAAGGGAGCGCGCTCGGCCGCGTTCGACTTCTGGGGCGGTGCCGCGCGTCGGTTCTGTCACAACCTCGGTCTCGACACCCACGGCACGCCCATCTACGAGCGCGACTGGGACGTGCTGGTCCTGTTGGACACCTGTCGGATAGACGCGCTCGAAACCGTGAGCGACGAGTTCGACTTCCTCCCGTCGTCGGTGCCGTCGTTCACCTCGCTGGGTTCGACCTCGTGGGAGTGGATGCACGACAACTTCACCGACGAGTACCGCGACGAGATTGCCCAAACCGCGTACGTGACCGCCAACCCCCACACTCGGCGGTTCGGCGACGAGTTCCCGATGTCGCCAGACGCGTTCGGCCTGTTGGACGAGGTGTGGGAGTACGAGTGGGACGACGACCTCAGCGGTAATCCGCCCCGCCCCGTCACCGACCGGGCAATCTCGGTCGCCCGCGAACGCGACCCCGAGCGACTCATCGTCCACTACATGCAACCCCACGCGCCCTACCCCGCGTTAGAGGAGTTCGCGCCCGAGGCGGCCCGGATACTCGCCAACGACGACGACAGGGCGATTTGGGACCTGCTTCAGGCGGGCCAACTCCCCCGGTCGGCCGCGTGGAGCGCGTATCTGGAGAACCTCCGGTGGGTTCTAGAAGAGGTCGAACTCCTGCTGTCGAACATGGACGCCGACACCCTCGTCGTGTCGAGCGACCACGGCGAGGCGTTCGGCGAGTGGGGTCTCTACGGCCACTACCGACACGTCCCGATTCCGGTCCTCAAGAACGTGCCGTGGGTCGAACTCTCGGCGACCGACTCCGGCGAGTACGAACCCGCAGTCGAGGCCAAGAGCGTGGACGTGACCGACGACGACGTTGAACAGCGCTTAAGCGCGCTTGGCTACAAGTGA
- a CDS encoding sulfatase-like hydrolase/transferase has product MTDTTLLVTVDSLRYDHYQYMTATREFLGESHPATFATNTATPSCFQSIVGGIYPGEVGVDEDSNVGVAIDSPYKYGVSTNRFLSNRYGYDLGFDHFSAPSREDKGLKAKVAEHMTPQSTLFGIASRVWNVVQGVQQRVSSVDREYRPAADVIAEFLDATEGRDEWFGWLHFMEPHHPYNPDDGPVSRGEAQQITRRVLNGRASERDERLARELYKGEVEELDDRLARLWETIPDETRVLFVADHGELLGEFGEWGHHATMCPELLRLPLATRNIPIESEVLSLVDVPTLLLGEEYNHGSFERETAYAASNGNHAAMNRDHVATDEGVVTLDGDPAEDDDLMAAKEEYESRAERPVTKDELPHDDLEALGYL; this is encoded by the coding sequence ATGACTGACACGACACTCTTGGTGACGGTCGATTCGCTCCGGTACGACCACTACCAGTACATGACCGCGACGAGGGAGTTTCTCGGCGAGTCCCACCCGGCGACGTTCGCCACCAACACCGCCACGCCCTCCTGCTTCCAGTCTATCGTCGGCGGCATCTACCCCGGCGAAGTCGGCGTGGACGAAGATTCGAACGTCGGGGTCGCAATCGACTCGCCGTACAAGTACGGCGTCTCGACCAACCGATTCCTCTCGAATCGGTACGGTTACGACCTCGGCTTCGACCACTTCAGCGCGCCGAGTCGGGAGGACAAGGGTCTGAAAGCGAAGGTGGCCGAACACATGACGCCCCAGAGTACGCTGTTCGGCATCGCCTCGCGCGTCTGGAACGTCGTGCAGGGAGTCCAACAGCGCGTCTCGTCGGTAGACCGGGAGTACCGCCCCGCGGCCGACGTAATCGCGGAGTTCTTAGACGCGACCGAGGGCCGAGACGAGTGGTTCGGGTGGCTCCACTTCATGGAACCCCACCACCCCTACAACCCCGACGACGGGCCAGTCTCTCGCGGCGAGGCCCAGCAAATCACCCGGCGGGTGCTGAACGGCCGGGCGAGCGAGCGCGACGAGCGACTCGCCCGCGAACTCTACAAGGGCGAGGTCGAGGAGTTGGACGACCGACTCGCGCGACTCTGGGAGACGATTCCCGACGAGACGCGGGTGCTGTTCGTCGCCGACCACGGCGAACTCCTCGGTGAGTTCGGCGAGTGGGGCCACCACGCGACGATGTGCCCGGAACTGCTCAGACTGCCGCTTGCGACCCGAAACATCCCCATCGAAAGCGAGGTCCTGAGCCTCGTGGACGTGCCGACGCTCCTGCTCGGCGAGGAGTACAACCACGGGTCGTTCGAGCGCGAGACGGCCTACGCGGCCTCGAACGGCAACCACGCCGCGATGAACCGCGACCACGTTGCGACCGACGAGGGCGTCGTGACCCTCGACGGCGACCCCGCCGAGGACGACGACCTGATGGCGGCCAAAGAGGAGTACGAGAGCAGAGCCGAACGACCCGTGACGAAAGACGAACTCCCTCACGACGACTTGGAGGCACTGGGCTACCTCTGA
- a CDS encoding lipopolysaccharide biosynthesis protein, whose product MSTADLDIGREALVSVAAKFTMSAFGFVGVMIFARVLGSNGVGRYYTALAIALMLVRVSAGLGKAIKKRVSEVDTDPAEYLGLGLAVHVLYVGVVTAIFVALSPALPVKGITVDDVLGIVLVFSSVGSFQILNRFYAGIGFPGRSFWLDTVRSVVTLVFQLALLLVGMEAFGILLGLALASFVTAGVVAVVSGVRPALPSRETFAYTGKFARWSIPTSVINDLYKRADPILIWLFVGTGAVGFYETALRLVLPASQLTASISNPLQVKVSGASSLGEDVREDVSNAMTYAGLLGIPMFFGALALPDVLMRTFFGAGFGEGGVALVGIALFYVFYIYQIPLESAISGTDRPELTFRVNAAGLLVHIPLAIVLAREYGLLGVIGATLFAEVMMFFGFQLLCRKLFGGAIFPAPIAAQTVSALAMFGVITEARDAMALNYWLPVVALVAFGAAVYFAVLAVTSSHFRLTLANVLGPVYQQVLGRGQQSDG is encoded by the coding sequence ATGAGTACGGCTGACCTCGACATCGGCAGGGAGGCGCTGGTCTCGGTCGCCGCGAAGTTCACGATGTCGGCGTTCGGGTTCGTCGGCGTCATGATTTTCGCGCGAGTACTGGGGTCCAACGGCGTCGGCCGGTACTACACCGCCCTCGCCATCGCGCTGATGCTGGTCCGGGTCTCGGCGGGTCTGGGCAAGGCCATCAAGAAGCGCGTCAGCGAAGTCGATACCGACCCCGCGGAGTACCTCGGTCTCGGTCTGGCAGTTCACGTTCTCTACGTCGGGGTCGTCACCGCAATCTTCGTCGCGCTTTCGCCCGCCCTGCCGGTCAAGGGCATCACGGTGGACGACGTTCTCGGCATCGTCCTCGTGTTCAGTAGCGTCGGGTCCTTCCAGATTCTAAACCGGTTCTACGCCGGTATCGGCTTCCCCGGCCGGTCGTTCTGGCTGGACACGGTGCGCAGCGTCGTGACCCTCGTGTTCCAACTCGCGTTACTGCTCGTCGGGATGGAGGCGTTCGGCATCCTGCTCGGACTGGCCCTAGCGAGTTTCGTCACCGCGGGCGTCGTCGCCGTCGTCAGCGGCGTCCGGCCCGCGCTTCCCTCGCGCGAGACGTTCGCCTACACCGGGAAGTTCGCCCGGTGGAGCATCCCCACTTCGGTCATCAACGACCTCTACAAGCGCGCCGACCCCATCCTCATCTGGCTGTTCGTCGGCACCGGCGCGGTCGGGTTCTACGAGACGGCGCTCCGACTCGTGCTTCCGGCCTCCCAACTGACCGCCAGCATCTCCAACCCCCTGCAAGTGAAGGTCAGCGGCGCGTCGTCGCTCGGCGAGGACGTACGCGAGGACGTGTCGAACGCGATGACCTACGCCGGACTGCTCGGTATCCCGATGTTCTTCGGCGCGCTGGCGCTCCCCGACGTGTTGATGCGGACGTTCTTCGGGGCCGGGTTCGGCGAGGGCGGCGTGGCGCTGGTCGGCATCGCGCTGTTCTACGTCTTCTACATCTACCAGATTCCGCTCGAATCGGCCATCAGCGGGACCGACCGGCCGGAACTCACCTTCCGAGTGAACGCCGCCGGACTGCTGGTCCACATCCCGCTGGCAATCGTCCTCGCACGGGAGTACGGCCTGCTCGGGGTCATCGGCGCGACGCTGTTCGCCGAGGTCATGATGTTCTTCGGCTTTCAGCTTCTCTGCCGGAAGCTGTTCGGCGGCGCAATCTTCCCGGCCCCCATCGCGGCCCAGACGGTCAGCGCGCTGGCGATGTTCGGCGTCATCACCGAGGCCCGCGACGCGATGGCGCTCAACTACTGGCTCCCGGTCGTCGCGCTCGTCGCCTTCGGCGCGGCGGTCTACTTCGCGGTCCTCGCGGTCACGAGTTCCCACTTCCGCCTCACGCTGGCGAACGTGCTGGGACCGGTCTACCAGCAAGTTCTCGGGCGAGGCCAGCAGTCCGACGGCTAG